AAGTATTAGAAAATAAAGGTAGTACGAGTGTGCCAATCAACCAGACGGGTGAATATGAACGGCATACAAAAGGAGATACTTTAGAGTTCGTAAGTTTACAGGCAGATGCTTTAAATGCTCCCCCATGTGAAGGTGCAGATTCGCAATCTGGAAAAAGTATTAGCTATTCAATTGGTGCTGAACGGGTTCAACATGCAGACTTCTATTTACCAAAAATAGGTTTTTCTTTTATACGGCAATATAACTCACAAATGGATGAGTTTGATCAAAGCATGGTCGGTGCACGTTGGATGATGCCATTTTCCAATATGATTCAACAAACTGTCCAAGGCTATCTATTTATTGATAGTAAAGGGCGAAAGCATCAACTGCCAGCTTCCATTACATTTGAAAATTATGAAGTACCTTATGAGGGATGGATTATTAAACCCCTTGAAAATGGAGATCTGATTCTAAACTTCGGTGGAGATTGGTCTTTTCAATTCCATCAGTTTTCAGTTGACCAGGCTTATCAATTGATTCAACAATTCAACGAAAAAACACAAGAAAAGATCGATTTAAGTTATCTTATTTTCGATAAAACTGCTTATCTTCAACATATTGATTTTCAATTAGAACATGCCAAGCACCAATTAAAATTTGCTTTTAGTGAGCAAATTAAAATCATTGCGGTGTTTTTAGATGATAAAGCTGAGCCATTAGCACGTTATGAATATGATACCCAAGGTAACTTGATTAAAGCCATTGACCAAAATGGCCATACAAGAACTTATGAATATAACCAATTTCATCAGCTAACACGTTATACAGACCGTACAGGGCGTGGACAAAATATTCGCTATGAATCAACAGACGCCAAAGCTAAAGCGATAGAGGAATGGGCCGATGATGGTAGTTTCCATACCAAACTAAAATGGCATCCGCGCTTACGTCAAGTAGCAGTTTACGATGCTTATGGGGTTCCAACTTATTACTATTTCGATCTGAATGGACTTACATATCGCACTCATTTAGCGGATGGGCGTGAGTCATGGTATAGCCGTGATGGGCAAAAGCGTATTACTCGTCAAATTGATTTTGAAGGGCGAGAGACTCAACAAGAATATAATGATCGAGATCAACTTGTTAAGATTGTTCAGCCAAACGGTGGAATAATTCGTTTTGCATATAATGAACAGGGTAATTTAGTTGAAATTAAAGACCCAGAAGGCAGTATTTGGAAACGGGAGTATGATGAAAATGGTAATCTTAATAAGGAAATTAATCCATTAGGGCATATCACACAGTACAAATATAACAATGATAATCAACTGGTTGAAGTCATTGATGGAAAAGGTGGTGTTAAGAAAATTCAATATAATGAATTGGGGCAGATGATTTCATATACCGATTGCTCAAGTAAGAGTAATACATGGGAATATGATGAAGATGGTGCACTGACAGCTCAACAAACTGCAAATAATAAAGTTATACAGTATTTTTACAGTACCAAAGGCCGAGATAAAGGACAGCTACAAAGTATTATTTATCCTGATGGGCTAAAAGAATACTTTGAACATGATGAAGAAGGACGTTTACTTAAATATACCGATACCAAAGGTTTAGTAACGGAATATAAGTACAATCAAGTTGGCTTATTAGAGCAGCGTATTGATGCCAATCGACATAGCATAGCTTATCAATGGGACAAACAAGGCCGCATTCACAAGGTGATTAATCAGAATCAAGCCGAATATTTGTTTGGATACAATCCGTATGGATATTTGATACGTGAACAGGCCTTTGATGGAGAGGAAAAGCACTATAGTTACAATGAGAACGGAAGGTTATTTCAAATCCATCAACCAAATATACTGACCCAATTTGAATATTATGCAGATGGACAAATTGCTTCGAAAAGCTTTACCCACTTATATACAGGGCAGAAACAAATAGAACAATTTGACTATAACCTGAATAATCAACTGAGCCGAGTCAGTAATGAGGTTAGCCAAATTGATTTCTATTACAATGCACTTGGGCAGTCGGTTAGAGAGCACCAGCATTATAAAATTCCAGAACTGAAACCGCTCACAGCAGTATTACATTATGAATATGATGAGCTTGGAAATTTAATTAAAACAATTCGACCTGATGGTCAAACATTGAATCATCTTGTTTATGGTTCAGGGCATATTTATGCAATTGGTTTAAATAACCAAGAAGTTGCTTCATTTCAGCGTGATGATTTGCATAGAGAAACAACACGACTATTAGCAAATGGGCTCATGCAAATCAAACAATATAATGATGTGGGATTACTGAGTTCACAGTTCATTCAACCTGAGCAAGAAACTCAAGAATATTTACAATATCAAGCGCATAGACACTATCAATACGATCAAAACTATTTGCTTAGTCAAGTCGAAGATAGCCGTTTGGGTAGGTTCAATTATCAATATGACCCAATTGGGCGTTTAATTGCAGTTCAAAGTTTACATAAAACAGAAAGCTTTAGCTTTGATCCGGCAGGTAACTTAATTGATTCTGACTCGGTATTAAGTCCAGCACAAATTAAAAATAACCTTATTAAAAGTTATAAAGGTAAACACTACCAATATGATACTCAAGGTAATGTGACAGAGATTATTCAAGCGGGCAAAAACCTTAAACTGATTTGGGATAACCAAAACAGACTTATTCGAAGTGATAATAATGGTCTAGTTACAGAATATGGTTATGATGTATTTGGTCGTCGACTCTACAAAAAAACATCTAATGAGTTAACCATATTTGGTTGGGATGGCGATTTAATGATATGGGAATCATTTAAATCGGCACAGACTAGTTATACAAAGCACTATATTTATGAACCTGATAGCTTCACTCCATTGTTACAAGCAGGCTATAAGGATTTCATTCAACTAATAGAAACTCCTGATTATCAGGAATATCAAACAAAACCATATTCTATTTATAAAGATCCAGTATGGAATAGTATTACTCGGAAAAAGCGTGCTGATGTAGAGCAAATAACATTTTACCACTGTGATCAGGTAGGAACACCACAAACCATGACCAATACCCGCGGTGAATGTGTATGGGAAATTCTTCAAGACACATGGGGCGCGGCATCACAAATTAAAGCGATAAATCAAGATAATCCATTTGAGCAAAATAATCTACGCTTTCAAGGACAATATTACGACCGTGAAACAGAACTGCACTATAACCGTTATCGTTATTATGAACCTCATAGTGCAAGATATATAAGTAAAGACCCGATTGGTTTGAATGGTGGATTTCATACATCTGCTTATGTAGAAAATCCAACTAAGTTAACTGACCCGTATGGATTATCTCCTGATATTTCAATTCCTGGTATGAAAGGAGACCCAAGAATGAAAGATAGGTCAACATTAGTTCAGGCAACTGATAGAGCGTTGAATGGAACAAGTGCTAATATTAGTGGTGCACTAGGATTAGGTATAACACATAGCACTACTTATGCAGGAGGTGGGAGGGCTGTACATTCTACTGGACGAACGTTAGGTTTAGGTGTTTCGGCTAGTACTACGCGGGATATACTTAATATAGGTAATAAACCTGATGGTAGATATATAGAAGCTTGTGGAGGTGTTGGTGCTAATTGGTTTGGACAAATTTGTGGTGGGTATTCTTGGTCTGGAAAATCATTTTATGCGGTCATAAAAGGTGGAAGTGGAGCAGGAGCTGGTTTAGGAATTACAGATGGGTGGCAAAATACATCAGATTATATACCTGAACAACCAGTCTATACTATTCCACCAGAAAAAATGCCAGTAATTCCGGCTCAGCCATTTAATTTTCCAAGGTTCTAATTATATGGAAATACTATTTTATTTAAGATGGTTTTTGGTTTTTTTATTTGTCTCTAATTTCATTCTAATGATGTATTTCTTATATAGGTATTATATTTATAACAATATGGCAACAGATATTTGGAATTTTTTTTCAAAGAATAATAGTTTTAACAAGGTAATGAGCGATATTGTTTTTAAGAAAAAAAATAATTATCAAAAAATTACTAAGCTAATAAGGTTAACATATTGGTTAGTAGGTTTGTTTCTTTGTTTAAGTATATGGAGTGTCGGTTATTATGAAGCCAATTTTATGTAGTTTTTTATTTTTTTTAACTTTGATTAAACCTGCTTTTGCTTGTGAGAAAATTGAATATTCTAATCAGATTAAAAACTCTAATTTTGATCTCAATATTTTAAGTTTACAAGGAAATCTAAAAAAGATCAATGAGGTAATAAATGGCTTACCTGATGGATTTTATAAAGAGTATATTCTAGGTGTGAGTTTTTTAGACGGGAAAACAAAGTTGGTTGATTTAAAAGAAGCTGAAAAACATTTGATAAATTCTGCTAAGTATTGTTTCTCACCAGCACATTATTCTCTAGGATACTTATACTATTTAGAAAATAAATTAGAAGACTCTAAGAAATGGCTCCTTTCAGCAAAGAAACTTGGTGATAGTTTATCAGCATATCAGTTAGGTTTGATTTATATAAAAGAAAATAACCCTGAGAAGATGTTAGAGAGTTTAGATTTTGCTGAAAAAACAGATTTTACACCTGCTATAACAGAGTTGGGAGTACAATATTATGATGGTAAAATTATAAATAAAGACTTAATAAAAGCATTTAAATATTTTGAAAAAGCGGCCTTAAGAAATGATCCTTTAGCTCAAAATAATGTAGGGTGGATGTATGAAAATGGAGAAGGGGGAGTAAACGTAAATAAAGAAAAAGCATTGTATTGGTATAGAAAAGCTTATGATAACGGATTTTCTGGAGCATATGAGAATTATAGTAGGCTGTTGGGTAAGAAATAAGTTTTTAAGTATTTGAGAGGTGGTTTTTTTAAATAACTAAATTATCAATTTTAAATTATTAAAGATAAATTTTAAGATAGCATGTAGATTTGGTTTTTATATTTATAGAAGGTAATAATTATGAGTTGTTTTTTTGGTAAGATTTGTATTTTTAATTTAAAAGTAAAACTGCTGATAGGATTTTAAAGCTATGAATAAACTAGTTTTATTAATAGTAAATTAAGGGGGTTTTCATATGTATAATAAGTATTTTAAAAATTAGTGTAAGTATGAAAAGTATAGGTTTTAATTTCAGATATATTGTCGATACCCAAGGCAGAACCATTACGGGAGCGATTAAGGACTAAATATGAAATTAAATAAATTGAGTTTAGCAGCTTTTATGCTTTTCACATTCACTGGTTGTGGTGGAGGTGGTGGAATTTATCCACAGCCTTCAGATAAGTATCCATTTGAAGCAAAAATGAAAGCATTGTTAGGCGATAATCTTAAAATTGTAAATTCGTTGCGTAAAGCAGAAGTTCAAATTTCTTCTTTTAGATTTGAAAAAGATCCCAATAAATTGAAAAAAGTAATTAATCAATTAGAAAAAGATGGTTGGATATTAAAGGGTCATGGACAAGGGGTAGATACATACTGTTTAGGAGCTAATAATAGTATTAATATTGTTAGTCCTACTGCAATTGGTGTTTATGACTATCAAGGTGGTAAACTAAATATAACTGATTATAATTCTGATGCTATATCTTATAGTTATAATAAATGGGGTGAGGATTTGTGTGAGTAATTTTTTCAGATATATAGCACTATTTTTCTTGTTTTTACAGGTGGGTTGTTCTAATGGAGTGTATGAACAGCCTAAGGATAAATATCCTTTTAAAGGTAAAATGATAGAGTTTTTAGGAAATGATATTGAAATTATAGATTCTATAAATAAATATGAAGCTCAAGTTTCTTATTTCGAATTTACTAAAGACCCTAGGAAGTTAGAGAAAATAGTCAGGCATTTAGACAAAGATGGATGGGTGTTAAAAGGACAAGGGCAAGGAGTTGATACATATTGTTTAGGTCTAAAGAATAAAATTAATATAGTGAGCCCGATCTTTGGGAAGATTCAAGATTATAAAGGCGGGGAGTTGAAAGTAACTAATTATGATGTTAATACGGTTTTGTATCGATACTATAAGTGGGGAGATAATTTGTGTGAATAATTTCGTGGTTAAATAACTAGCTGGAATAACAGTTTTGTTGCTATTGATTTTGTAAACTAGCTATTCTAGTCAAACTTATAAGACGATAAAAATATAATTATTTTATTAAAGAGGCTTTTTAAACAATATTTTCACTATTAAAACTCTAAGCCAAACAACTTGTTTGGCTCTTATTTTCAGAATTTAATTCCTATCTATTGAGACTGAACTAAGTCACGTTCGCGGCATGATAATTCATAGTAATTAC
This window of the Acinetobacter sp. XH1741 genome carries:
- a CDS encoding RHS repeat-associated core domain-containing protein, with the protein product MANENTQQKEIKKQPTVELAVFNLNSVTDVADLQMIANQVQLYLQVCGNTSLEQIKSKANITTIANIFALTGSVLDLMLYATDKKTGDAAAQRGALLAANLIGLFSEPNNEAHARMALRPMFGLMAECLYRENGKIKETDIKRLGLHLNAMIAGDLEKFLKETQAKLSSLLTGATTLGVTILQSMATPATGINAGITTAAGASAEKRDPKLKFTNWAVPLIDLLGKPSQANLTPKIQPNITSRLQQEATQAIATLSQTLQQQANASQKYTLAWLLQETLKAIQVLENKGSTSVPINQTGEYERHTKGDTLEFVSLQADALNAPPCEGADSQSGKSISYSIGAERVQHADFYLPKIGFSFIRQYNSQMDEFDQSMVGARWMMPFSNMIQQTVQGYLFIDSKGRKHQLPASITFENYEVPYEGWIIKPLENGDLILNFGGDWSFQFHQFSVDQAYQLIQQFNEKTQEKIDLSYLIFDKTAYLQHIDFQLEHAKHQLKFAFSEQIKIIAVFLDDKAEPLARYEYDTQGNLIKAIDQNGHTRTYEYNQFHQLTRYTDRTGRGQNIRYESTDAKAKAIEEWADDGSFHTKLKWHPRLRQVAVYDAYGVPTYYYFDLNGLTYRTHLADGRESWYSRDGQKRITRQIDFEGRETQQEYNDRDQLVKIVQPNGGIIRFAYNEQGNLVEIKDPEGSIWKREYDENGNLNKEINPLGHITQYKYNNDNQLVEVIDGKGGVKKIQYNELGQMISYTDCSSKSNTWEYDEDGALTAQQTANNKVIQYFYSTKGRDKGQLQSIIYPDGLKEYFEHDEEGRLLKYTDTKGLVTEYKYNQVGLLEQRIDANRHSIAYQWDKQGRIHKVINQNQAEYLFGYNPYGYLIREQAFDGEEKHYSYNENGRLFQIHQPNILTQFEYYADGQIASKSFTHLYTGQKQIEQFDYNLNNQLSRVSNEVSQIDFYYNALGQSVREHQHYKIPELKPLTAVLHYEYDELGNLIKTIRPDGQTLNHLVYGSGHIYAIGLNNQEVASFQRDDLHRETTRLLANGLMQIKQYNDVGLLSSQFIQPEQETQEYLQYQAHRHYQYDQNYLLSQVEDSRLGRFNYQYDPIGRLIAVQSLHKTESFSFDPAGNLIDSDSVLSPAQIKNNLIKSYKGKHYQYDTQGNVTEIIQAGKNLKLIWDNQNRLIRSDNNGLVTEYGYDVFGRRLYKKTSNELTIFGWDGDLMIWESFKSAQTSYTKHYIYEPDSFTPLLQAGYKDFIQLIETPDYQEYQTKPYSIYKDPVWNSITRKKRADVEQITFYHCDQVGTPQTMTNTRGECVWEILQDTWGAASQIKAINQDNPFEQNNLRFQGQYYDRETELHYNRYRYYEPHSARYISKDPIGLNGGFHTSAYVENPTKLTDPYGLSPDISIPGMKGDPRMKDRSTLVQATDRALNGTSANISGALGLGITHSTTYAGGGRAVHSTGRTLGLGVSASTTRDILNIGNKPDGRYIEACGGVGANWFGQICGGYSWSGKSFYAVIKGGSGAGAGLGITDGWQNTSDYIPEQPVYTIPPEKMPVIPAQPFNFPRF
- a CDS encoding tetratricopeptide repeat protein yields the protein MKPILCSFLFFLTLIKPAFACEKIEYSNQIKNSNFDLNILSLQGNLKKINEVINGLPDGFYKEYILGVSFLDGKTKLVDLKEAEKHLINSAKYCFSPAHYSLGYLYYLENKLEDSKKWLLSAKKLGDSLSAYQLGLIYIKENNPEKMLESLDFAEKTDFTPAITELGVQYYDGKIINKDLIKAFKYFEKAALRNDPLAQNNVGWMYENGEGGVNVNKEKALYWYRKAYDNGFSGAYENYSRLLGKK